The window ACTTCCTCGCTGCTCGGCTCACGATCAGCCGGCTGCCGATTACCCCACAGGGGCATTGGAAGGAACTCCTCCTCAACCTCAGGCTCCACCGCCTCGGCAGAGGGCTCACCCAGATCACCTACGGTGAATGTCCGTGATTCAACTCGAATGGCGTTGTCGGCATACGGCGCGATCACGGACTCCGGAAGCGAGCGGTCGCCAATCCATGCAGGCATAAGGAAACTCACCCCATTCGCGGGCGGCGCCGTTACAAGAGATGACTTAAAAAAGCGCGGCGGCCCCACTGCAAAAGCCTGTTCCACTTGACGCTTCTCGCGGTGCAAGTCCCCAATCGTCATGACGGAAACGCCTAGGTCTCCAAGCCAAGCTTGAAGTCCTGCCCTCGCGGAACTGCTGGCAGGCACAACAACACAGTCACTCGGTCCTATTTCTTCGATAGAGCTCCACAGGACCGACCCGAGCAACGGTACTGCTTCCAAGGCCGCCTGTGCGGCGGCTGCCAGTTCGTCGAGTATTTCGTCGTTCGCGGCCGAACCGCGCAGCAGTCTCGCTTGCACCGATACCTGCTCGGCCGCATCGCGGAGACCAGCGTTCAGACTGATCGGCTGTGGCTGCGTCACTAGCCGCCATCGCATCGCATTGACCGCGCCAGCCAGATCGGTCCAAGGTGCCGGATCCCCCTCACGCATGATCGAAAGCAGTCTACGAGCAGCTGCGTTGAGGCGCGCTCCTCCGGAATCAGCGACCCGAACTATCTCGACACCGTTTCGCAGGAGTTCCGCACACGAGGCGTAGCGCGCGTTAAGTGCCTCAATCCGAGTCATAGCGCAACCGTGAACGCAAGAGCCTCAACACCGATTGGCGGTGTCCAGCCCAGGGTGTCGCGGATCGAGACGGGTTCCCCCCGCGTGTTTCGTAGCTGCACGATAATTTCGGCAGCCGTCTCATCCGCGACTGATCGATCCAGGACGCAGACCACAATTGGAGCCTCCATCTCAGCCAGATACTTGATCGCGCCGCTCCCATCCAACACGACCGCATCAATCTCCTTGGGTAACGGAAGAACCTCAGCGAGGCTAGCTGACGCGTACAGCCGTGTCGACCACGTCGGGACGCGCTCGTCCTTCGGGAGCAAGAGGGCTGCGATTTCATCCGGCGCAGACACGGTACAGCCGTCCTGTGCAAGGTACGCGCCGAAATCGTCATTCAGCCACTCGAGCGTTCCCACGATAGCCAGGTCCGTAGCTGGGCTCGCAAGACGCTGATCCCAGGTCTCCCGCAATCCCGCAAGATCGCAGACACTTCCTGGAACGGGCCGTCGTCCTCGCAAGGGCTCCGTAAGTTCAGGCAACACGGCGAGTGCACGAATCGACTCCGCCTGCCAATATGTACCGCCCACGTGAACGCGTGGACGCGCAACGTTGTCGTCAAATTCGTAAAAGTAGTCACTCAGAACCGCGCTCGAAGTGACGATCCTCACCGGAGTTCCACGCTCGAGGCTCCGCATGAGTTCGATCGGCGGCCGAATCTCAGGGGCAGGTCGCGTCATGGCCCATCCACAGCCAATTAGAGCGGCCGCGAAATCTCTCCTCGGTACCGAAACGACTACAACGAGTTGACGTCCTTCGTCTCGCTGAGCGGACCGCGCAAGTCGAGCGCCAAGAGCAACCAGTGATCCGATCCAAGATGCTCGATGTGCCGGCCCGTCAATGGCCTCTGCTAGGGCAAGCAACGCAGGCCCCGCACCCGGACACGCAGAAACCAATGTGGACCCCCTTTCTCGTAACTCATCACAGCCCTCTCTTCAGGATCATAGGGCGGCACGCCGACATCGCCTTTAAGACGCCGAACGCTAATTCGTCGTCCACCAAATGCGTCCCAACACCGCGATATGGCCGACCCCAGGCCGCAGCATCCGCGGCAGATTCCTAGCGCCTAGCCAGAGCACGGCGGTATGGAGGGCCAAGCAAGTCTTTCGTCGCGGGAGAAGATGAAGCCATCGGCAGTCCCCCGAGGGAGCGCCGGCGAATGTACCCTAGATCGGAGCTAACGAAGTCGAGCGTGCTAGGCCGGCATAAGGAACATGACGATTACGCTTCCTCTTTGTCTTTGGGTTCATCAATCCGCGGAGCTGGCTCCCGGCTCGCCTCATCGGGACGGGCCTGCCGCCACCTACGCCCACCGATAAGCGCCCCAGTGTTGTCTTCGGAAGGTACAACACGGACCGAGACGTACTCGTCCTGGCGCGGCACCGGAACACCGAGATCTTCAGCCAGCTGACGGTGATAGAGCCCACTGAGGATTAGATAACCCTCTGGCGCCAAGACGGAGCGGGAACCGCCGTTATAGCGCACCCGCTTCTGGTGATCTAGCTGACGGCTCACGGTCGCGACGATGTTGCGGTGGACAATCATGTCTACGGCCGCCCTGAATAGACGATGCGTGCGCTGCGTGCCAAAGCGACTATCAAAAATGTCGTCCACGACGTCACGCGGAAGCTGGAGCAACACGTTCGGGCGCAGTGGCGCATCCTTCCAGAGCCATTGAACAGAGTCCCTCCCCAAGACATTGAGTTGACTCTTCTTGTCCCGGTTGGTTGACTCCTTACGAACCTCTGCGGTAATGCGAATGAGGCCAAGGGACCAGACCGACTCCGCATCGCTACCCGTCACGACGAGGGCAAGCTCACCGAAAACCTCTGGGGGCAGCATCCAACTTCCCGACGTCTGACTCCACTTGGCGTCAACCTGGTGTCCGGAAATCCGGTAGTCCGTTGCATCTCCGCCCTCAAACTCGAACTCGCGCTGAGCGTTGATCTCCATGAGCGTGCCGAAATGGGTTTTCTCTGTCTTCATCAATTGATCCCAGCGATACCGACCCGTCTCTTGGCCGTTGTAGATCATGTCGTAGGTACGGCGAATTACGGATGCCCACCGCACACCGTCGGGGTCAAGCCGCATTAGCTCAGCGGCAACCTCATCGAGGGCAGGGTCCGATTTGGGGGCGAATATATCCATAGAGTGGCTCACCCGCTGAGCCTACATATAAGACTGGCTTCATCTACTTGCCGACACGTCCAAATGCAATTACGATTCCGCCGGTATTGGGGGAATTTGAACACGCACCCACTCACTGACCTCTGGCCACTCGTCAGGGCACGCACCAGGGACGTTGCACCACTTCCTGCTTGGGAACGACGCACAACCGCCTACTTCGCTTGCGACTCATAGGAAGTGCGGAGTTGTCCACGCTCGAAAGGGTGATTGACACCAACATACAGGACACCGACGACACTCGGGCTAAACTCCCCGAAGAACTGCAAGCGGAGTAGAGAGCCTAGCCAGACTGGAACTGGACGTACCGGTCACCTATTCACGATCGTCGGCTGCCTCCCGACGGGCTGCACGCACCTGGACCTCGCTTCCCCGACATCTGCCCATTCGTTTCGAAGGGACTGGGCAAAGTGTCTTGCGAGCATCCGGGAAACCTCATCAATGGAACACAAGGCCGGGCTAAATATGTGCTTTGGCGCCGACTCCACCGGGCTGGTCAGCGTCTGACGTGCAGGCATGAAGCCCAGAATGTCTCAGCGCTTGCACAGGTGTAGACGCGATAATCACTAGCTGACAGCTAGCAGCTCGCGCTCCACTGACTCCTCGAAGTTCATGGTGTCAACCGGCCGAACGCCAAGTGCCCTGGCAATCGACGTACCGATAGCAGCGGCAACCGGCGGAGGAAAGGCGTTGCCAATCTGGCGGTAGACCGATGTCTTTTTTCCTGAGAACTGCCAGTCCAAGGGGAATCCTTGGACACGGGCGACCATCTCATTGGTAAGACGAGGCACGTGCTCCAGAGGAGTGTCGGGGCCAGGCACCTCATTGGCTATGCCCTTACCGTCGACACCCAGCTGGAGCCATGCGGCCTTCGCTCGCGTAGGGCCCAAGTCAGCCCCTCCGTGTTTTTTGGATCCGCCGACAACTGTTGGGGCAATACCATCAGCCTTTCGTGCCCATGCTGCTGCTCCGGGCCAGTTGCGGCTCTCCATCATCGGCAACAGCACCTCGCCAACAGTCGGGGGAGCGCCGTGGGCAGACGGCCATTCAAAATTCTTCCCGTACCGCTTTTTTACGGCAACTAGGATAAATCGCGGACGAAGCTGGGGGACACCAAACTCACTGGAGTAGAACAACTTCCAGTCGGATTGGTACCCAAGAGTCTCTAAGGCGTCGAGGATCGACTGCCGGTAGGTGGAGAATCGTGCCGAGGCCAATCCTTTGACGTTCTCCAACATCACGGCAGAAGGATTGGCTTCCTTCACGAGACGGAGAGCCTCCGGAAATAGATCCCTCTCGTCATCGGCCCCTAGCTGCTTACCAGCAATGCTGAAAGGCGGGCACGGTACTCCTCCGGCCAGTAGGTCAATGCCTCTGTAGTCCTTGCCGCTGACTTCTCGAACGTCACCGTGGTGAACGTCCCAGGACGGTCGATTGAGCCGCAGAGTCGCAGCCGCGTCCGTGTCGATCTCGACGGCCAACGAATGGCCGAAGCCGGCTTGTTCCAGCCCTACTGACTGGCCTCCTGCCCCGGCGCAGATTTCGAGCACAGTGAGTTTGGAGGGGGTTGTCATGTCGTCCATCATCTCATTTCGGCTTGTTGGGTCTTGCCACTGAGACCCTGTGTCTCCAACTTTGCCGCGCACCTCCGACAAGAACGGACGGCATGGATCGCGAGCTGAGTGTCCGGCGATGGTCGGCAAGGCCCTACGCGTCAGGGTTGGATGAGGCCAGCGGCTCATAGCAACTTCGCTTAATCTGTAGGGCGAGAATCAGGAACATCACCAATGTCTATCTCCACGATTTCCCCGGTGCGGGAAGATGGATCCATGAGTAATTCTGGCCCCCGCGCCGGTGGGCCGTCCCCTCGAAGGTCGTTCACTCCGGCACAAAAATTGGCGCACTTGGATGCGTATCAACGGGCCTGCGACGACGGCACCGGAGGCGGGGCATACCTGCGCCGCGAGGGCCTGTATTCATCCCAAATCACCGAGTGGCGCAAGCTCCGCGACGCCGGCATCCTGGAGGGCAAGAAGCCTGGGGAAAAGATCGGCAAGCCCACTGCTGAACAGGCGGAAATCGGTCGTCTACGCCGGCAGCTGGAGGTGAGTGAACGCAAGCTGGCACGGACTGAAGCTGCGTTGTCGATTATGGAAAAAGCACGACTGCTTTTGGAGGATATCTCCGAAAGCGCGGAGCAGCAGTCCTGGTACAAGAAACCCTGATGTCTGCCTACACCGCCCTCACCGGCGCGGACATCCCAACCAGGGAAGCAGCCGTGATTGCCGGGGTCCCCAGGGCCACAGCGACCCGCAAAGTCCGAATCCCGGCGGAAGACCCGCGGCCCGCCCCGGCACCGGCAAATAAGCTCTCAGCGGCGGAGCGCGCTCACATCCTGGCGACCGTGAACTCGAAGGATTTCATCGATCTGCCGCCGGTGCAGATTTATGCCCGGCTCCTGGATGAAGGCATCTATTTGTGCTCAATCTCCACGTTCTACCGCGTTCTGGAGGAGAACCGGCAGGTCAAGGAACGCCGCCGACAGGCACGCCACCCGGCCCGGGCCGTCCCGGAGCTGGTCGCGACCGGCCCTGGGCAAGTTTTTTCGTGGGACATCACCAAGCTCGCCGGCCCGATCAAGGGCAAATACTACGATTGCTACGTCATGATCGACATCTATTCCCGCTACATTGTCGGCGCCTACGTCCATGCCCACGAGTCCGGGGAACTGGCCGTGGAAATGATGAAGGAGATCTTCGGTATCCACGGCATCCCGCAGATCGTCCACGCCGACCGTGGCACCTCCATGACGTCCAAAACAGTCGCCGCGCTGCTCTCGGATCTGGAGATCACCCGGTCCCATTCCCGTCCGCGCGTCAGCAATGATAATCCGTACAGTGAGGCTTGGTTCAAATCGCTGAAGTTCGCCCCCATATTCCCCGAACGCTTCGGGTCCCTGCCTGACGCGAGGGCCTTCATGGGCTCCTTCGTCGACGGGTATAACCACACCCATTGCCACACCGGAATCGGCCTCAACACACCGGCAGACGTGCACTACGGACTGGCCGCCGGCAAAGCCCTTGAACGCGCCAGAACCCTTGCCGCCGCACGGGCAAAAACACCCGAACGATTCACCACCAACAACGACCCCAAGATCATCACCATCCCCGACAGCGCCTGGATCAACAAACCAGCCGAGAAAACCGACACCAAAGCCGCAGCCTAACTCCCACTGGCCTCATTCACCTTGACAAATTCCGCCCCCCGCAGGACCCTAGGACTCTTCGAGCCGCAGGTTCCGTGTCCCATCAGAAGGTGGACGTGGCCTGACTTGTCGCGCCCGTCGGCTGTCTCCAGTGAAGGGGCCGCCCTCCTGGGCCGTGCAGCCGGACACCGCAAGGAGTTCTTGTACAGCTGTGCGTGTTCACGCGGTCAGGGCGCGGGCACTCATTCGAATGCCCGGGTTCCTGTTCGCCGGTGTCCCGTGGAATGAACGTTTGTGTAGGCGAGGTTGGCGGATTTCTCAGGCCTTCCTCCGGCGGAAAGAGTGTACTGACCAGTAGCTTTGCATCGCGAGGGAGCGATATTTCCGGGCGGACAGGGTTCGCCCGCGGAGCCCGTTTTCGTGCACATCCGTGCAAATCCATGGCCCCACAGGGCCTCGGGCTGCCTACCGTTGAGTATCCGGGCAACCTGGCTGACTCGCAGCACAGCGATTAATGCCGGCCCGCACCACCGCTGACACGCGAACAAAGAGGTTTCTATGTCACTGCTCACCAAAGTCCTGTCCACCGCCGCCGCTGCCGCCCTGGCCGGCTCCCTGGCCGTGGCCCCCGCCCATGCCGGACCTGTTGAGATTTCCCCGCAGGGTGCCAACGACTGGTCCTGCAAACCAAGCGCCGAGCATCCGTATCCGGTCATCCTGGTGCCGGGAACCTTCGAGAGCATGGACAAGAAGTGGTCCACCCTCTCGCCCTACCTCAAGAGCGCCGGGTACTGCGTCTTCGCCCTCAACTACGGCGAGACCAACGGCGTGTACGCCACCGCGCCGGTCGCCGATTCGGCGCAGCAGCTCGCCCCGTTCGTGGACAAAGTGCGTTCCGCCACCGGTGCCAAGAAGGTGGACCTCGTCGGCCACAGCCAGGGCGGCATGATGCCCCGCTACTACATGGGCTTCCTCGGCGGCGCCAAGAGCGTCCACCACCTCATCGGGATCGCACCCTCCAACCACGGCACCGAAGGCGTGACCGTCCCGCAGCCGGGCGCCGTCCCGGACCCCAACTACACCGGCGTAGGCTGTGCCGCCTGCGCCGACCAGCAGGCGGGGTCGCCCTTTATGCAGAAGCTCAACTCCATCGGCGACACCGTTGCGGGACCCTCCTACACCGTCATCTCCACCGTGAACGACGAAGTGGTCATTCCCTACAACAGCCAGTTCCTCAACGGGCCGGCGCGGCAGGTCACCAACATCACCATCCAGGACAAGTGCCCCGCCGACCCGATCGAACATGACCAGACGCCGAACGACCCCGTGGTGCACCAGTTCGTCGCCCACGCACTGGGCAGGGTGTCCGGTCCCGCTGATCCGGCCTACCAGCCCAACTGCATCTAGTAAGTGGCGCCGGGCTGGGGGGAGTGGCGCTACTGCAGCCCCGGCACCCCGTCCAGAATCTCAAACGACGCCTTCGTAGAAACGGGCGCACCCGGCGTCGTGACGTAGTCCAGTGTCCGGAAGTCAGCGGTCATCGCGTCCTTCGTGATGCGGGTGTTCACGTAGCCCCGGTTGTCGTTGTAGAACTTCAGGTGCGGGTTCCAGGCCATCACCGGATCCGCAGTGGATCCAGAGCCGTTGCCTGTAGATGTGATGGACGTGCACACCAGTTCCGAGCCCACGACGGGCGACGCCGGGTCCTTGTAGTCCACCTTGACGTCGTTGGCCCAGTTCCGGTGCACGTCGCCGGTCAGCACGACGGCGTTGCGCACGTTCGCGTCCACCCAGCCCTGGGTGATGCGGCGGCGCGACGCGGCATAGCCGTCCCACCCGTCCATGGAGACGTCGTCGATCTCCGGCGCCTTGTCCCGGTCCCGTTCGGCGAAGAACACCTGCTGGCCCAGGATGTCCCAGCGCTGCGTGGAGTTCCGGAAGCCGTCCAGCAGCCACTTCTCCTGCTCCGAGCCGGTGATGGTGCGGTCCTCGGCCAGACGCCCGGCCACGTTCTTCCTCCAGCCGTCGCCGGCGAGCTGGTCATCCCGGTATTGCCGGGTGTCCATCATGTGGAAGTTGGCCAGCTGGCCCCACTGGATGGTGCGGTAGATCTTCATGTCGAACCCGGCCGGCACGGACGAGGCCCGCAGCGGCATGTTCTCGTAGTACGCCTGGAAGGCCGCGGCCCGGCGCTGCCGGAAATGCTCGGTGGTGTCGTTCAGCTGCCCGGCGTCGGTGTTCTCCGGGATCTCGTCCGCCCAGTTGTTGTCCACCTCGTGGTCATCCCACACCACCAGCCACGGCGCCACCGCATGCGCGGCCTGCAGGTCGGCGTCGGCCTTGTACTGGGCGTGGCGCTGCCGGTAGCCGGCCAGGCTGGTGGTCTCCGGCCCCTCGTGGTCGCGCGGGTTGCCGCCGCCTATCACATAACTGTCCTTCTTGTACTCGTACAGATAGTCGCCCAGGTGCAGCACCAGGTCCGGGTGGTCCTGCGCCAGCCGCGCGTAGGCGGTGAAGTAGCCGTGCTCGTACTGCGCGCAGCTGGCGAACGACATGGCCAGCGCCGCCGGCGTCTCGTGCAGCGCCGGGCTGGTCAGGGCGCGGCCCACCGGGCTGATGTGCCGGCCGGTGCGGAAGCGGTAGAAGTATTCGCGCCCCGGCCGCAGGCCGCGCAGCTCCACGTGCACGGAGTGCGCGGTCTCGATCCGGGCCCGCTCGACGCCGCGTGCTACTACCTTCCGCATGCCGGCGTCCTCCGCCACTTCCCACGCCACCGCGACGTTGCGCGATGGCATCCCGCCCAGGCCGTTCCCGGCCACCGGGTCCACAGCCAGCCGGGTCCAGATCACGAAGCCGTCCGGCCAAGGCTCGCCGGAGGCGATGCCCAGCAGGAACGGATCAGTGCGGAGGCCGGCGTCGTCCGCGGTGGAGGTGGCGACGGCGGCACCCGGCCAGGCGGCGACGAGCCCGGCCCCGAGGCCGGCGGAAAGAACGGATCTGCGTGAAATGTTGTCCATGCCTCCGACCGTACGGAGGGTGGTTGGACAAGGTCTGAGGGCGATATGAATGCGCGGTTAACTGCGTGACAAGATCTGTTGAGTGGGTCACCACCCGCGTTGAAAAAGGGTATGCAGCTCAGGCCCCGAGCTCGTGAGCTAGTTC is drawn from Micrococcaceae bacterium Sec5.8 and contains these coding sequences:
- a CDS encoding NaeI family type II restriction endonuclease, whose protein sequence is MSHSMDIFAPKSDPALDEVAAELMRLDPDGVRWASVIRRTYDMIYNGQETGRYRWDQLMKTEKTHFGTLMEINAQREFEFEGGDATDYRISGHQVDAKWSQTSGSWMLPPEVFGELALVVTGSDAESVWSLGLIRITAEVRKESTNRDKKSQLNVLGRDSVQWLWKDAPLRPNVLLQLPRDVVDDIFDSRFGTQRTHRLFRAAVDMIVHRNIVATVSRQLDHQKRVRYNGGSRSVLAPEGYLILSGLYHRQLAEDLGVPVPRQDEYVSVRVVPSEDNTGALIGGRRWRQARPDEASREPAPRIDEPKDKEEA
- a CDS encoding DNA cytosine methyltransferase — protein: MTTPSKLTVLEICAGAGGQSVGLEQAGFGHSLAVEIDTDAAATLRLNRPSWDVHHGDVREVSGKDYRGIDLLAGGVPCPPFSIAGKQLGADDERDLFPEALRLVKEANPSAVMLENVKGLASARFSTYRQSILDALETLGYQSDWKLFYSSEFGVPQLRPRFILVAVKKRYGKNFEWPSAHGAPPTVGEVLLPMMESRNWPGAAAWARKADGIAPTVVGGSKKHGGADLGPTRAKAAWLQLGVDGKGIANEVPGPDTPLEHVPRLTNEMVARVQGFPLDWQFSGKKTSVYRQIGNAFPPPVAAAIGTSIARALGVRPVDTMNFEESVERELLAVS
- a CDS encoding alpha/beta fold hydrolase is translated as MSLLTKVLSTAAAAALAGSLAVAPAHAGPVEISPQGANDWSCKPSAEHPYPVILVPGTFESMDKKWSTLSPYLKSAGYCVFALNYGETNGVYATAPVADSAQQLAPFVDKVRSATGAKKVDLVGHSQGGMMPRYYMGFLGGAKSVHHLIGIAPSNHGTEGVTVPQPGAVPDPNYTGVGCAACADQQAGSPFMQKLNSIGDTVAGPSYTVISTVNDEVVIPYNSQFLNGPARQVTNITIQDKCPADPIEHDQTPNDPVVHQFVAHALGRVSGPADPAYQPNCI
- a CDS encoding alkaline phosphatase D family protein, which gives rise to MDNISRRSVLSAGLGAGLVAAWPGAAVATSTADDAGLRTDPFLLGIASGEPWPDGFVIWTRLAVDPVAGNGLGGMPSRNVAVAWEVAEDAGMRKVVARGVERARIETAHSVHVELRGLRPGREYFYRFRTGRHISPVGRALTSPALHETPAALAMSFASCAQYEHGYFTAYARLAQDHPDLVLHLGDYLYEYKKDSYVIGGGNPRDHEGPETTSLAGYRQRHAQYKADADLQAAHAVAPWLVVWDDHEVDNNWADEIPENTDAGQLNDTTEHFRQRRAAAFQAYYENMPLRASSVPAGFDMKIYRTIQWGQLANFHMMDTRQYRDDQLAGDGWRKNVAGRLAEDRTITGSEQEKWLLDGFRNSTQRWDILGQQVFFAERDRDKAPEIDDVSMDGWDGYAASRRRITQGWVDANVRNAVVLTGDVHRNWANDVKVDYKDPASPVVGSELVCTSITSTGNGSGSTADPVMAWNPHLKFYNDNRGYVNTRITKDAMTADFRTLDYVTTPGAPVSTKASFEILDGVPGLQ